In Streptomyces sp. NBC_00683, the DNA window GCCCGGAGCGCGATGTCCGCCTCCATCCGGCCGAGCGGGGCTCCCAGGCAGTAGTGGACGCCGTGGCCGAAGGCGAGGTGGTCGAAGGACTCCCGCGCCGCGTCGAACGCGCAGGCGCTGTCGCCGTGGACAGAGGGGTCACGGCCGGCGGCGCCGAAGGCGAGCAGGATCGCGTCGCCCTTGCCGATCCGGACGTCCCCGAGGTCGATGTCCTCGACGGCGTACCGCAGAGGCATGTGCATGATCGGCGCTTCGAGGCGCAGGGTCTCCTCCACCACGTCGTCCCAGCCGACCGCGCCGGACCGCAGCAGAGCGAGCTGGTCCGGGTGCGTCACCAGGGCGAGGGTGGCCTTGGATATGAGGTTGACCGCCGTCTCCGAGCCGGCGCCGATCATGAGGATCAGGGTGGAGACGAGCTGTTCCTCGTCGAGCTTCGCCTCTCCGTCGCGGGCCGCGATCAGGTCGCTCGTCATGTCCTCGCCCGGCTCGGCGCGCTTGGCCGCGATCAGGGCAGCCATGCAGCCGAACAGGTCACCGTAGTCCGCGGCCGCCTGCTCGGGCGTCGCCCCCGTGTTGAGTGCCGCGTCGATGACCCGGCGCATCCAGGGCCGCATGTCGGCCGGGACGCCGAACAGGTCGCAGATGACCTCGGTGGGGATGACGTAGGCGAACCGGGCGCGGAGGTCGACGGTCTCTCCCGGGGCCGTTTCGCTGAGGTCCTTGATC includes these proteins:
- a CDS encoding cytochrome P450 family protein, translating into MTRHDTIKELAADRRVSRDPRRHWPALDGVPQDWALNVWVRVVSAFTSYGSDHRRLRNLIATAFTPRRTEALRPRVQDLVDRLIKDLSETAPGETVDLRARFAYVIPTEVICDLFGVPADMRPWMRRVIDAALNTGATPEQAAADYGDLFGCMAALIAAKRAEPGEDMTSDLIAARDGEAKLDEEQLVSTLILMIGAGSETAVNLISKATLALVTHPDQLALLRSGAVGWDDVVEETLRLEAPIMHMPLRYAVEDIDLGDVRIGKGDAILLAFGAAGRDPSVHGDSACAFDAARESFDHLAFGHGVHYCLGAPLGRMEADIALRALFAAFPDIALAVPEDRLVPQASFIANGYRELPVVLRPATA